TGtacatattgtattataatggGAATACGATGCACTCGTAAACTCGGTAACCTTGGTCTCATATGATCTTTAATGAGGTTGTCGCAAGTGAAGAagtcttttctttttaaattcatttcctcTGCCCGTTGAACAGCGATATCCTCATTCAAAATTGGTATTTCTAACGGTATATTACACTGTCTTATTCTGATAGCTTTGTACACAATTGGAGACACTTTTTTCGGCGTATTATTATTGTGATTTTCGTGTAATTTGtcttttataaattgtatataaattcgAGACGAAGCGTCGAAGGATACTCTTATTTTGCAAGCGGGAGATTGCAAAGTATTCTTTAAAACATCTTGGATTTTTCGAGCATACAGAAGACCAGGTTGCCTTAGAGGCCATCCTTGCAGATATACTGTTTTAGACGGATCTAAACCGCCCAATAATTTTATTCCGGCATGTTCCTCAGCCTGTGCTTCTGAAACATGTTTGATAAAATAGTTTGGATAAAATGCCCCTGCGATCACAAATTTTAGAACGAACGGTCGTTCCGCTTCTTTCCAAACTACTTTATTCAAGCCTTCGCTTTCTCTTATGCCTAGTTTCTCTAATCTACTCGACAATTCCGAAACCAAAGCTTTGACTTCGCGCAACACTCTGATTTGCACAAAGTTTCTCATTGCCCATTTCTTCTCTGCAGCATCGTTTCTTACTCGACGATTTGCTTTCTCGCAGATCCATACTTTATAGACATTCATAAAAGCTATGCAATCGCTGCAAGAATTATCTGCCCAACTGAGTCGAACATTGTACGCCAACAATTTTTGCTGAAATGGACTGTTGAACATATCTTTTACTGTCAAACTGGCTGCAATAATGATTGTATCTTTCAAAACACTGTAGACATGACCCAACATTATCAATTTTGTTATGTGAATGTCCAGTGGGAGATTAGCCATGACTCTGCCAAGATCTGTCAGTTCTCCATTGAAAGTTTGTATTTCATTGGGCGTGTCGATTAGTGCACCTGCTTCTTTCAAAAGCAGGATCGTTCTTTCTAAATTACTGAGATCAGGGGGATCCAGGGAAAGTGCTAAAAGAGCTTTTGGTTCTCCCATGTCTAGTAGTTTTGCCTTAAGTACAAGATTTGCGAGCGGAGCTCGCAATATCTCAGGATGTAATTCTTGAGGTAgtacagatttataaaatgCTTGCGGTACTAGTCTGTATACTCGTCCTTCCATTACTCGACCTGTGCGACCTGCTCTTTGTTCACAATTCACCTTGCTTGCCCATATAAGGTCCAAATATTGAAAGTTCGTTTTTGGATCAATAACAAGTTGTTTTGTCAGACAAAAATCAATTACATATTTTACGTCGGGCACTGTGATACTACTTTCAGCGATATTTGTAGATAAAATAACACGACGGTAACCGTGGGGTGGTTTGTGAAAGATTCGTTGTTGTTCTTCATTTGTAATCGATGAGTGTAATACTACTATATCCCATTTAGCTTCTTCGTGTTTCGGTAATGacaataaattatgtaattctTCAATTTCGTTAATTCCTGGTAGAAATACAAGAATTACATGtcttaaataaacatttgtctCTGCGTTGTAAGCTTCATTTGCATCGTCGGCTTTTATATCTAGATCatcaagaatttttataagattcacacaaaaatccagcattttctTTGTAATCCTTGGATCTGTGGCAGAAACTTCAGGTAACTACAACAAAGAAAAGTATAATAGACTATGAAAACtaaaatagattaatattgtaacttattttatatatttaccgGACCCAATGCACCCATTTGACAGAGATAATATACAGCAATGTTGAAGTAACTCTTCTTTGCAACATCAATAATAGGAGCTGGTACAAGCTCGTTCCTTACAGGCGATGAGAAGTATTTAGCAAATCTTTGTACCTCAAATGTTGCGGACATCAAAATAACTTTTACTAATCGTGAATTGGTACGTAACAGTTTACGAACAACAAGTAAAAGAAAATCCATGTCTTGCTCCCTTTCGTGAACTTCATCGAGTATAATATGCGTATAATCCAACatgtttttagaatttattaatttatgtaatagGACCCCAGTTGTACAATATGTTAAACGAGTATCTTTACTTGTATTATTTATCAAACCTACTTGGTATCCAACAAGAGTACCTATAGGCCAATCTCTTTCTTTGCTAACTTGTTTTGCAATACTTATGGCAGCAATACGTCTAGGCTGTGTAACTATTAAACATGTAACATTGTAAAGattctatttaatttaatttatacattaagaaaaagaagaaaattacctataatattacaatgaagTTTTTTCTTATAACATGAATCTAAAATATACTGTGGTACCTGAGTCGTTTTACCACAACCAGTTGGTCCTTGAATTGCTACAACAGAATTTGTTTCAATCATAGACACTATTTCATCTTTCTTAGAAGTAatcgttaatttaatatttggatGATAAGCAAAATcatatgttttgtatatttttaatgtgtcCTCATTGTTTGTTATATCTTGGATGGCTTCCGTGCCATGTGATACAATTTCAAAGTTGTTTTTATCATTCGTGTTGTAATAATTGGTcgactaaaaatgaaaaaaatattaagcaaaattgaaaatattttttaataataacttcCTGTACCTTTAAgagttctttttcttctttttctatatattcAGCTACATAATCTGTTCCACCACCTATGCTCTTCATTGTTACATTTAATTGTGCGTCTAATAAAGACATGTTTTTCGGTAATTCTTTTCGGCTCGAAGGACCCACCAAtgtttttctttgaaatgtgcCATTTGGACCGAATATGTCCAGGACatccatttttcgattaatgtctaataaaacagtaaacaatGTATATTTATCTGTAAATAACTTTCGAATGTAATAAGACAAGGATTATAAGCACttgttttactatttttctttacaaattATGCGCTCTTACCGTATCAAACTGTAGCTTCCATTTGATTACATGTGACACCTAATGCTTTTGATTATTCAAATCAAAACaatcaaaatatttcgaaactatcacactattaatacatttttgtgATTAAAATAAACTAATTCTCATGTATTTATCTCAGTTGTTAATATTTCTTGGtagaattacaattattttaatatttagaaaaatatatgtaaacaaTATTTGGAAATGAGGGTTCGTTTTTTAAATGGTACGTTACTGCGAGACAATAGCGGTACTTTCACAGATTTGTGTTGGTCAACTGGAAGTTCAACAAGTATTACAAGCGCGCGATTGTTGCGTGTTCCATAAATTttggaattatatatttaaaataacggTGTGTAGTTTTTTACGTTACTGtatttattaatcaatatttagtCTAGTATAATCTATATGATGAAAGTATTAAAATCACAtgataaaatgaagaatataaataattcggaatgcttgaataaaataaaaaacttacCTACAAATAAACAGCCATTATGGGATGAGAAGGATAAAAAGATAGAAAgtaaaaaagttgaaaatatgtatgtataattatattattattttaaatgtaaatttaaagaattcaacTATGAtgaaacttttcatttttaaatgtatattcatAGAAATTGGTGGCTACTTTTTGGACTTATTGTAATACTCACTGGAGGAACAAGGTTTTACAAAGTAACGGAACCACAGCATGTTTGGtaagtgtataaatatatagaataaacgtacaatttgtaatttacataagtattaatttttagttggGATGAGACACATTTTGGTAAAATGGGAAGTTGGTATATAAATAGAACATTCTTTTTCGATGTTCACCCACCCCTTGGAAAGGtaagtatttcatttataaaatctgTATGTGTATACTAAGAATGTACATTGTTAATTTACAGATGTTAATAGGTTTATCCGGATATTTAACTGGATATAATGGAACATTTGCTTTTGACAAGCCAGGAGATAAAtacgaaaatgtaaaatatattggtATGAGGCTTGTAAGTATAATTC
Above is a genomic segment from Nomia melanderi isolate GNS246 chromosome 8, iyNomMela1, whole genome shotgun sequence containing:
- the spn-E gene encoding tudor domain containing 9 protein spindle E — its product is MDVLDIFGPNGTFQRKTLVGPSSRKELPKNMSLLDAQLNVTMKSIGGGTDYVAEYIEKEEKELLKSTNYYNTNDKNNFEIVSHGTEAIQDITNNEDTLKIYKTYDFAYHPNIKLTITSKKDEIVSMIETNSVVAIQGPTGCGKTTQVPQYILDSCYKKKLHCNIIVTQPRRIAAISIAKQVSKERDWPIGTLVGYQVGLINNTSKDTRLTYCTTGVLLHKLINSKNMLDYTHIILDEVHEREQDMDFLLLVVRKLLRTNSRLVKVILMSATFEVQRFAKYFSSPVRNELVPAPIIDVAKKSYFNIAVYYLCQMGALGPLPEVSATDPRITKKMLDFCVNLIKILDDLDIKADDANEAYNAETNVYLRHVILVFLPGINEIEELHNLLSLPKHEEAKWDIVVLHSSITNEEQQRIFHKPPHGYRRVILSTNIAESSITVPDVKYVIDFCLTKQLVIDPKTNFQYLDLIWASKVNCEQRAGRTGRVMEGRVYRLVPQAFYKSVLPQELHPEILRAPLANLVLKAKLLDMGEPKALLALSLDPPDLSNLERTILLLKEAGALIDTPNEIQTFNGELTDLGRVMANLPLDIHITKLIMLGHVYSVLKDTIIIAASLTVKDMFNSPFQQKLLAYNVRLSWADNSCSDCIAFMNVYKVWICEKANRRVRNDAAEKKWAMRNFVQIRVLREVKALVSELSSRLEKLGIRESEGLNKVVWKEAERPFVLKFVIAGAFYPNYFIKHVSEAQAEEHAGIKLLGGLDPSKTVYLQGWPLRQPGLLYARKIQDVLKNTLQSPACKIRVSFDASSRIYIQFIKDKLHENHNNNTPKKVSPIVYKAIRIRQCNIPLEIPILNEDIAVQRAEEMNLKRKDFFTCDNLIKDHMRPRLPSLRVHRIPIIIQYVKNPGRFWVQMRDSKVRKEIEKIKFIIERNMYHFGHFTTAPETGTIVIAPYEINNYKSYFRAIVEGHITSPEILVQIFFIDYGYSSECRLRDLKRLNVDEIANIPALAMECVLAEIQPSIVQNLNDNWSEAACDFFWMLVNKPGILFGEIYSIVNGVIALELILKHNDEEISINQSLLDKGFAIEQAEGYFSRFNHDLRLKQADMSDEQCYHYEQLQYNEDYMPDIYPESPSDSECFTKVTLRGPFSPLEIEMKHLTMAGRDKRVHMATNSVNSVLLDTDPEDCHQWLFVAGSVSQNAYGSSLNLYNTTLMPRLSGLTALIILIFTPCMELRRNTFGTYYIGALCGLGFNPTTKRSLFPEHDIELQFDAEITIDDLQYINRLRHWMNIGMQINHHFQSSDNMEDIIICQNRIKDALLKLIDKTRKSQTLERINNFDTWNLYDERLYLRPNKTSMIVNNIYKLHNALELEETDQLQEIIEHVKQLRSLIMEDPRNPENINIRCKLCQIVVDDIYDLRSHLFTISHREKERQWGIQI